In Arthrobacter sp. MN05-02, one genomic interval encodes:
- the nadD gene encoding putative nicotinate-nucleotide adenylyltransferase, which yields MAAEGTERDVMGGPRQRHRDGSPWRLGVMGGTFDPIHHGHLVAASEVASVFDLDEVVFVPTGQPWQKADKDVTAAEHRYLMTVIATASNPSFTVSRVDIDRPGPTFTIDTLRDLKVERPDAQLFFITGADAMAQILTWKNAEELWSLAHFIGVTRPGHELNGRGRDVSLLEVPAMAISSTDCRRRVGEGKPVWYLVPDGVVQYIAKHRLYRRATLQEGAPSSGVEGEKQPTG from the coding sequence GTGGCAGCAGAGGGTACCGAGCGGGACGTCATGGGTGGTCCGAGGCAGCGGCACCGTGATGGTTCGCCGTGGCGCCTCGGCGTCATGGGCGGCACCTTCGACCCGATCCACCACGGTCACCTCGTGGCCGCCAGCGAGGTCGCATCGGTCTTCGACCTGGACGAGGTGGTCTTCGTCCCGACGGGCCAGCCCTGGCAGAAGGCCGACAAGGACGTCACGGCGGCCGAGCACCGGTACCTGATGACCGTGATCGCGACGGCGTCGAACCCCAGCTTCACGGTGAGCCGCGTGGACATCGACCGACCGGGCCCCACCTTCACCATCGACACGCTGCGCGACCTGAAGGTCGAGCGACCGGATGCCCAGCTGTTCTTCATCACCGGCGCGGACGCGATGGCCCAGATCCTCACGTGGAAGAACGCCGAGGAACTCTGGTCCCTGGCGCACTTCATCGGGGTGACACGGCCCGGGCACGAGCTGAACGGCCGCGGGCGCGATGTGAGCCTCCTGGAAGTGCCGGCCATGGCGATCTCCAGCACCGACTGCCGGCGCCGTGTGGGCGAGGGCAAGCCCGTCTGGTACCTGGTGCCGGACGGCGTCGTACAGTACATCGCCAAGCACCGGCTGTACCGGCGTGCCACCCTGCAGGAGGGCGCACCGTCCTCGGGCGTCGAGGGCGAGAAACAACCGACTGGATGA
- the proB gene encoding glutamate 5-kinase, which translates to MGLDTSLHPLASRAGLPSARRIVVKVGSSSLTSVSGGISGEALVGLADVLAARRTAGTEVILVSSGAIAAGLAPLGLARRPAQLSTQQAAASVGQGLLMAQYSQAFAAHGVTVSQILLTADDLIRRSHYANAHRAMERLLNFGVVPIVNENDTVASHEIRFGDNDRLAALVAHLVKAEALVLLSDVDALYDGPPSAGARRIPLVESPADLDGVTIGRAGKAGVGTGGMVTKVEAATIAAASGIPALVTSTANAAAALRGEDVGTWFTATGKRQPIRLLWLAHLARVLGTLVLDDGAVRAVGERRRSLLPAGVVGVSGVFEAGDPVQLVSGDGSVVARGLVNYSSSELPRMLGRSTHDLAEELGAEYERSVVHVNDLVVLQPAVAS; encoded by the coding sequence GTGGGCCTGGACACGTCACTGCACCCGCTGGCCTCCCGGGCGGGACTACCGTCCGCGCGGAGGATCGTGGTCAAGGTCGGTTCGTCGTCCCTGACATCCGTCTCGGGCGGCATCTCCGGCGAGGCGCTCGTGGGCCTCGCCGATGTCCTCGCCGCGCGCCGCACCGCGGGGACCGAGGTGATCCTCGTGTCCTCCGGTGCGATCGCCGCGGGTCTGGCGCCGCTGGGTCTGGCCCGACGCCCCGCGCAGCTGTCGACGCAGCAGGCCGCGGCGAGCGTCGGCCAGGGCCTGCTGATGGCGCAGTACTCGCAGGCCTTCGCCGCGCACGGCGTGACGGTGAGCCAGATCCTGCTGACCGCGGACGACCTGATCCGGCGGTCCCACTACGCCAACGCGCACCGGGCGATGGAGCGGCTGCTGAACTTCGGCGTCGTGCCGATCGTGAACGAGAACGACACCGTGGCCAGCCACGAGATCCGCTTCGGGGACAACGACCGCCTGGCCGCCCTCGTCGCCCACCTCGTCAAGGCGGAGGCGCTGGTGCTCCTCAGCGACGTCGACGCGCTCTACGACGGCCCACCCAGCGCGGGCGCCCGACGCATCCCGCTCGTGGAGTCGCCGGCCGACCTCGACGGTGTCACCATCGGGCGTGCGGGCAAGGCCGGCGTCGGCACGGGCGGCATGGTCACGAAGGTCGAGGCCGCCACGATCGCCGCGGCCTCCGGCATCCCCGCGCTCGTCACGTCCACCGCGAATGCCGCCGCTGCGCTGCGCGGCGAGGACGTGGGCACCTGGTTCACGGCGACCGGCAAACGGCAGCCCATCCGCCTGCTCTGGCTGGCCCACCTGGCGAGGGTCCTCGGCACCCTCGTGCTCGACGACGGCGCCGTCCGCGCCGTGGGGGAGCGGCGGCGGTCCCTCCTCCCCGCGGGAGTGGTCGGCGTCTCCGGCGTCTTCGAGGCGGGCGATCCCGTGCAGCTCGTGAGCGGCGACGGATCCGTGGTGGCGCGGGGACTCGTCAACTACAGCTCGTCCGAGTTGCCGCGCATGCTCGGACGCTCCACCCATGATCTCGCGGAGGAGCTGGGCGCCGAGTACGAGCGCTCCGTGGTGCACGTGAACGACCTCGTGGTGCTGCAGCCTGCCGTCGCGTCATAA
- the proA gene encoding gamma-glutamyl phosphate reductase: MTDLQAEPTTARTDDTPSPTPEQLTAAVHAVTDRARTASRILGRANRARKDRVLLAIADALVARRDLVLAANRADVERGRAAGTSDYLLDRLSLDPERIDRLADALAQLAALPDPVGTAVRAETLPNGLRMRQVRVPLGVVAATYEARPNVTVDIAGLALKSGNAVILRGGSAAAATNAALVGIIRDTLEDHGLPDDAVLTIDEFGREEARVLMEARGRVDVLIPRGGRELIQSVVTNARVPVIETGEGNVHILLDESADEEMAVDILLNAKTQRPSVCNTVETLLVHSRSTAAPAVLAALSRAGVTLHVDDRSRAFLPEGTAAPSATDDDWNREYMQLDLAVRTVDSVGEALEHIRRWSTGHSEAIITDSLASSEEFVAGVDSAAVLVNASTRFVDGGELGLGAEVGISTQKMHARGPMGLAELTTTKWIVQGEGHVRR; this comes from the coding sequence ATGACCGATCTGCAGGCTGAGCCCACGACCGCCCGGACCGACGACACGCCGTCGCCCACCCCGGAACAGCTCACGGCGGCGGTCCACGCGGTCACGGACCGGGCCCGGACGGCGTCGAGGATCCTCGGCCGGGCGAACCGCGCCCGCAAGGACCGTGTACTGCTGGCGATCGCCGATGCGCTGGTCGCCCGGCGGGACCTCGTGCTGGCGGCCAACCGGGCCGACGTCGAGCGCGGCCGTGCCGCCGGGACCTCCGACTACCTGCTGGACCGGCTGAGCCTGGACCCCGAGCGCATCGACCGGCTCGCGGATGCTCTCGCCCAGCTGGCCGCCCTTCCCGATCCCGTCGGGACCGCCGTGCGCGCCGAGACCCTGCCCAACGGGCTCCGGATGCGGCAGGTCCGGGTGCCTCTCGGCGTGGTCGCGGCGACCTACGAGGCCCGCCCGAACGTCACGGTCGACATCGCCGGCCTCGCCCTCAAAAGCGGAAATGCGGTGATCCTCCGCGGGGGCAGTGCAGCCGCCGCCACGAACGCGGCGCTCGTGGGCATCATCCGGGACACCCTCGAGGACCACGGACTGCCCGACGACGCCGTCCTCACCATCGACGAGTTCGGGCGGGAGGAAGCGCGCGTGCTCATGGAGGCCCGCGGACGCGTGGACGTGCTGATCCCGCGCGGCGGACGCGAACTCATCCAGTCCGTCGTCACCAACGCCCGGGTCCCCGTGATCGAGACCGGCGAGGGCAACGTGCACATCCTCCTCGACGAGAGCGCAGACGAGGAGATGGCCGTCGACATCCTCCTCAACGCCAAGACGCAGCGCCCCAGCGTCTGCAACACGGTCGAGACCCTCCTCGTGCACAGCCGCTCGACAGCCGCTCCCGCCGTCCTCGCCGCCCTCTCGCGCGCCGGCGTGACGCTCCACGTCGACGACCGCTCGCGTGCGTTCCTGCCCGAGGGGACGGCCGCCCCGTCGGCGACCGACGACGACTGGAACCGCGAGTACATGCAGCTCGACCTCGCGGTACGCACGGTGGACAGCGTCGGCGAGGCACTGGAGCACATCCGGCGCTGGAGCACCGGGCACAGCGAGGCCATCATCACTGACAGCCTCGCGTCCTCCGAGGAGTTCGTGGCCGGCGTCGACTCCGCCGCCGTGCTGGTCAACGCATCGACGCGGTTCGTCGACGGCGGCGAACTGGGCCTCGGAGCCGAGGTCGGGATCTCCACGCAGAAGATGCACGCGAGGGGGCCCATGGGGCTGGCCGAGCTCACGACGACCAAATGGATCGTGCAGGGCGAGGGGCACGTCCGCCGCTGA